In Paenibacillus sp. J23TS9, a single genomic region encodes these proteins:
- a CDS encoding cupin domain-containing protein, which translates to MTETLLSPLIKTLDLQPHPEGGWYKRLWEASFEIPKEVLDPKYSGPRPAATSIYFLLHPQEFSKWHRVYSDELWMWHAGSPLMLALGGDGEDPAERQEIILGMDLENGQVPQALVPANVWQEARPLGDEPVLVSCVVSPGFHFDDFTMID; encoded by the coding sequence ATGACTGAAACATTATTGTCCCCCTTGATAAAGACATTGGATCTTCAGCCCCATCCTGAAGGCGGCTGGTACAAGAGGCTTTGGGAGGCGTCCTTTGAAATACCCAAGGAAGTACTGGATCCCAAATATTCCGGCCCCCGTCCGGCAGCGACATCCATTTATTTCTTGCTGCATCCGCAGGAATTTTCCAAATGGCATCGGGTTTACTCCGATGAATTATGGATGTGGCATGCTGGAAGTCCGCTGATGCTTGCGCTTGGCGGTGACGGAGAGGACCCGGCTGAGCGGCAGGAAATCATTCTCGGCATGGATTTGGAAAACGGCCAGGTTCCTCAGGCCTTGGTTCCGGCCAATGTGTGGCAGGAAGCCCGTCCGCTTGGAGATGAACCGGTTCTCGTGTCCTGCGTTGTATCTCCGGGGTTTCATTTTGATGACTTTACCATGATTGATTAA
- the pulA gene encoding type I pullulanase: MNEKTDYYDGRDLGCNYSRTESIFKLWAPDAVKVTLALYQDAGSYNAQGAVAVHTDGLEIGMKNWKAGVWFLRFYGDLAGRYYMYKIEGPDGSIRYVTDPYSKGVSANGARSAVVDLQYWSPPGWEGEKRPPLEGLQDAVLYELHVRDFSADPASGFKYKGKFKAFTETGLRDQEGNKVGIDHLQELGVTHVHLLPVFDFKTVNELLVDDPDSIEPKYNWGYDPQHFNVPEGSYATDPQNPGVRILEFKEMIMALHRKGIRVIMDVVYNHTFGVEDGPFEAIVPGYYYRRDAEGRLTNGSGVGNEMATERPMVRKYILDSVRYWAEEYHVDGFRFDLMGLIDTETIIQIARELHSEVDPSILIYGEPWTGGDTPLQQQTLKGSQMNKGFAVFNDHFRGAIKGDSDGGGKGFATGQPEMEASILEGVKGAVHDFTASPLETINYVTVHDNLNLWDKVLTTQGLRNEAGFKEIRNGELTNGESLEEAVKHSEPYRSVDRDYMMKSESVKRAILANGIVLTSQGIPMIQAGDELLRTKYGDHNSYRSGDLVNAIRWENKRRFKPVFDYYRGLIDLRKTHPAFRMTSKEQVEKHLEVLRCQDNTVAYMLKDFANGDVWKNIVVIYNANYHEIKMELPFSKTGWKIAVNEEHAGNKAIDFLVDEQVSVPELSMMVLFEEVGGVPRPTKRVEVQYERPDGKYDGWNLWVWGTGLREQRVDFERTENGRAVASFTVPAYVKRIGYIVRLNDWEAKDVDQDCFIELGHSQSAITVLIRSGSDDWKKIS, encoded by the coding sequence ATGAATGAAAAAACAGATTATTACGATGGCCGTGATCTGGGCTGCAATTACTCCAGAACAGAAAGCATCTTTAAACTTTGGGCTCCGGACGCGGTAAAAGTAACGCTGGCTCTCTATCAGGATGCGGGAAGCTATAATGCCCAAGGAGCGGTTGCTGTTCATACGGACGGGCTGGAGATCGGTATGAAGAATTGGAAAGCCGGTGTCTGGTTCCTGCGTTTCTATGGAGATCTCGCCGGTCGATACTATATGTATAAAATAGAAGGTCCGGACGGGAGTATTCGTTACGTAACAGACCCTTATTCCAAGGGGGTGAGCGCTAACGGGGCCAGATCGGCTGTTGTTGATTTGCAGTATTGGAGTCCTCCAGGGTGGGAGGGAGAAAAGCGGCCACCGTTAGAGGGACTTCAGGATGCCGTGCTGTATGAGCTGCATGTACGGGATTTTTCGGCAGATCCGGCATCGGGATTTAAATATAAAGGCAAATTTAAAGCCTTCACGGAAACCGGTCTTCGGGACCAGGAAGGAAATAAGGTGGGTATCGATCATCTGCAGGAGCTTGGTGTGACCCATGTTCATCTGCTCCCGGTATTTGATTTTAAAACGGTGAATGAGCTTCTCGTGGATGATCCCGATTCAATCGAACCGAAATACAACTGGGGATATGACCCGCAGCATTTCAATGTGCCTGAGGGATCCTATGCGACCGATCCGCAAAATCCGGGAGTACGGATTCTTGAGTTCAAGGAAATGATCATGGCATTACACCGCAAAGGTATCCGCGTCATTATGGACGTCGTTTATAATCACACCTTTGGCGTGGAAGACGGGCCTTTTGAGGCGATTGTGCCTGGCTATTATTACCGTAGGGATGCTGAGGGAAGACTGACGAATGGTTCCGGCGTTGGTAATGAAATGGCGACGGAGCGGCCGATGGTGCGGAAGTACATTTTGGACTCGGTCCGGTACTGGGCGGAGGAATATCACGTCGACGGCTTCCGGTTTGATCTGATGGGATTGATCGACACCGAAACGATTATCCAGATCGCCAGGGAGCTGCACAGCGAGGTTGATCCGTCGATTTTAATCTATGGTGAGCCATGGACAGGAGGCGATACGCCTCTGCAGCAGCAAACATTGAAGGGCAGCCAAATGAATAAAGGCTTTGCCGTATTCAATGATCATTTTAGAGGAGCCATAAAAGGCGATAGCGATGGCGGAGGAAAAGGCTTTGCCACAGGCCAACCCGAAATGGAAGCGTCAATTCTTGAAGGGGTAAAAGGCGCGGTGCATGATTTTACAGCTTCTCCACTGGAAACGATTAACTATGTAACCGTGCACGATAATCTAAACCTGTGGGATAAAGTATTGACCACGCAGGGTCTCCGCAATGAAGCAGGATTCAAGGAGATCCGGAATGGTGAGCTGACGAACGGAGAAAGCCTGGAGGAAGCTGTGAAGCATTCAGAGCCATACCGAAGCGTAGACAGGGATTATATGATGAAAAGCGAGTCCGTGAAGAGAGCTATTTTGGCTAATGGAATCGTGCTCACTTCCCAGGGCATTCCCATGATCCAGGCCGGCGATGAGCTGCTGCGCACGAAATACGGCGACCATAACAGCTACCGCAGCGGTGATCTCGTGAATGCGATCCGATGGGAGAATAAGCGGAGATTTAAACCCGTCTTCGATTATTATCGCGGCTTGATCGACCTTCGAAAAACGCATCCTGCATTCCGCATGACTTCAAAGGAGCAGGTAGAGAAGCATCTGGAGGTACTCCGCTGTCAGGATAACACGGTGGCGTATATGCTGAAGGATTTTGCAAATGGTGATGTCTGGAAAAATATCGTTGTGATCTATAATGCCAACTATCATGAGATTAAGATGGAGCTTCCTTTTTCCAAAACCGGATGGAAGATTGCGGTGAATGAGGAGCATGCCGGAAACAAGGCGATTGATTTTCTGGTGGATGAACAGGTGAGCGTACCGGAATTGTCGATGATGGTGCTGTTCGAAGAAGTCGGAGGTGTGCCGCGGCCAACCAAACGAGTCGAGGTGCAATACGAGCGTCCCGACGGCAAATATGACGGCTGGAACCTGTGGGTATGGGGCACCGGACTCCGCGAACAGCGGGTTGATTTTGAACGGACGGAAAATGGCAGAGCTGTGGCTTCTTTTACTGTCCCTGCATATGTGAAGAGAATCGGTTATATCGTGCGTTTGAATGATTGGGAAGCGAAGGATGTGGACCAGGATTGTTTTATTGAGCTGGGCCACAGCCAAAGTGCCATTACTGTTCTAATCCGCAGCGGTTCGGATGATTGGAAGAAGATCAGCTGA
- a CDS encoding carboxylesterase/lipase family protein: MDDLIIRIHSGVIQGIRQHGVKAWKGIPYAEPPVGERRFRRPAPVQSWQGIRNADTPGPLAPQPVDPAGGVFGLKRGGIPQSEDCLYVNVWAPDHPSKEPLPVMVWIHGGAFVTGGGGLPIYDGSVLARRGGLIVVTLSYRLGPLGFAHWAPYSNGEEDGYVSNAGLLDQIAALQWVQCNIAAFGGDPQQVTVFGESAGSMSIAALLAMPAAKGLFSRAIMQSGASQAIPDQQGRLLAKALLDMLDVSEDGLEKLTNVPAEEILHAGDRLKQAAGASAVMLFQLVIDGKELPLSPLQAISQGSAAGVEIIIGINKDEGALFIKEGAPLLSKEENAKAYTSMTGTPEAASWVEDYTVTVEGQRQAMTDLYFFRSALLFADAQRSHASVWMYRYDFAMIPGHPLLGKAFHSAEIPFVLNNLELLQGAGLPVDERMRAMAEQMQDAWTAFAKRGNPSTETLEWPAYDSDKRWTMLFAEESRVDADPEAEKRRKLTAGN, encoded by the coding sequence TTGGACGATCTCATCATTCGCATACATAGCGGTGTAATACAAGGAATTAGACAGCACGGAGTAAAAGCATGGAAGGGAATCCCGTACGCTGAACCACCTGTCGGTGAACGGAGATTTCGGAGACCTGCTCCCGTCCAGTCATGGCAGGGAATAAGAAATGCGGATACCCCGGGTCCTCTTGCACCTCAGCCGGTGGACCCGGCTGGAGGAGTTTTCGGTCTGAAGCGCGGTGGAATTCCCCAGTCGGAAGACTGCCTGTATGTCAATGTCTGGGCGCCGGATCATCCGTCGAAGGAGCCACTACCCGTCATGGTATGGATACATGGTGGAGCTTTCGTAACGGGTGGCGGCGGTCTGCCGATCTATGATGGTTCTGTACTCGCACGGCGGGGCGGATTGATTGTTGTCACCTTGAGCTACCGGCTTGGTCCGCTTGGATTTGCGCATTGGGCGCCTTATTCCAATGGAGAAGAAGACGGGTATGTCAGCAATGCCGGACTGCTGGATCAGATCGCGGCGCTGCAGTGGGTTCAGTGCAATATAGCCGCTTTCGGCGGGGACCCGCAGCAGGTGACGGTATTCGGCGAATCGGCAGGCAGCATGAGTATTGCGGCACTATTGGCGATGCCCGCGGCAAAGGGGCTGTTCAGCCGGGCGATTATGCAGAGCGGTGCTTCACAAGCTATCCCGGATCAGCAGGGACGGCTTCTGGCGAAGGCATTGCTTGACATGCTCGACGTTTCGGAAGATGGACTGGAAAAGCTCACAAATGTGCCTGCAGAAGAAATTTTGCATGCAGGGGACAGGCTGAAACAAGCTGCAGGCGCCAGCGCTGTCATGCTGTTCCAACTTGTCATTGACGGTAAGGAATTACCCCTTTCTCCTCTGCAGGCAATCTCTCAAGGTTCAGCGGCAGGAGTAGAGATCATCATCGGAATTAATAAGGATGAAGGTGCTCTGTTTATCAAAGAGGGCGCACCGCTCTTGTCTAAGGAGGAAAATGCCAAAGCATATACCTCAATGACGGGAACGCCAGAAGCAGCTTCTTGGGTTGAAGATTATACGGTTACGGTTGAAGGCCAGCGCCAGGCGATGACGGATCTGTACTTCTTTAGATCGGCGCTGTTATTTGCCGATGCCCAGCGCAGCCATGCATCCGTGTGGATGTACCGCTACGATTTCGCGATGATTCCGGGACATCCTTTGCTGGGCAAGGCATTCCATTCAGCAGAAATTCCATTTGTGCTTAACAACTTGGAGCTTCTTCAAGGAGCGGGGCTTCCTGTCGATGAGAGAATGAGGGCTATGGCTGAGCAGATGCAGGATGCATGGACGGCTTTTGCAAAGAGAGGTAATCCGTCAACGGAAACATTGGAATGGCCAGCTTATGACAGCGACAAGCGTTGGACCATGCTGTTTGCTGAAGAAAGCCGGGTTGATGCGGATCCGGAAGCCGAAAAACGGCGTAAGCTGACAGCAGGGAACTAA
- the thiD gene encoding bifunctional hydroxymethylpyrimidine kinase/phosphomethylpyrimidine kinase, translating into MSIARALTVAGSDSGGGAGIQADIKTFQELNAFGMSAITAVTVQNTLGVQGVFPLTAAAVAEQINAVGTDLGVDAIKTGMLFSADIIEAVADQIEVFGWKNVVVDPVMVAKGGAELLRKDAADALKSRLLPLALIVTPNIPEAEALAGMPITTMEDRREAAIKISEYGTRMVVIKGGHDPVTEKVVDLLYDGYSFTLLEGRRIATRHTHGTGCTFSAAITAELAKGMNVMQAVLTARSFIQAAIEDTLGIGKGNGPTNHWAYSRRKDSVR; encoded by the coding sequence ATGAGTATAGCCAGAGCATTGACGGTTGCAGGCTCAGATAGCGGCGGAGGCGCAGGAATTCAGGCAGATATCAAAACATTTCAGGAGCTGAATGCGTTTGGGATGTCGGCTATTACGGCAGTAACGGTTCAAAATACGCTCGGTGTCCAAGGCGTATTCCCTTTAACGGCTGCGGCGGTAGCAGAGCAGATCAACGCAGTTGGCACAGATTTGGGTGTCGATGCCATCAAGACAGGAATGCTGTTTAGCGCTGATATTATCGAGGCTGTGGCTGACCAGATTGAAGTCTTCGGATGGAAGAATGTTGTTGTTGATCCTGTGATGGTGGCGAAGGGAGGAGCGGAGCTGCTGCGCAAAGATGCTGCTGACGCGCTGAAGAGCAGACTTCTTCCGCTAGCACTGATCGTCACACCCAATATACCGGAGGCGGAAGCACTCGCGGGCATGCCGATTACGACCATGGAAGACCGCCGTGAAGCGGCCATAAAGATATCCGAATATGGTACGCGTATGGTCGTGATTAAGGGGGGGCATGATCCAGTGACGGAGAAAGTCGTGGATCTGCTGTATGACGGATACTCATTCACGCTGCTTGAAGGCCGGAGAATTGCAACAAGGCATACTCACGGGACAGGCTGCACTTTCTCAGCAGCCATTACGGCAGAACTCGCAAAAGGGATGAACGTGATGCAAGCCGTCCTTACGGCCCGCAGTTTTATCCAGGCTGCGATTGAGGATACGCTTGGAATTGGAAAAGGCAATGGGCCAACGAATCATTGGGCGTACAGCCGCAGAAAGGACTCTGTCCGATGA
- the thiM gene encoding hydroxyethylthiazole kinase encodes MISDMQHLPRIVKQQRPLVHNVTNVVVTNFTANGLLAMGASPVMAYAREEVADMAKIAGALVLNLGTLSAELVEAAIIAGRSANLHGVPVLLDPVGAGATPFRTKSALEILREVRISMVRGNAAEIAHLIGEAASIKGVDADGLEDEAPVGLAARAANRMGTIVAITGKEDVITDGMQGYVIRGGHPIMTQVTGTGCLLTSIMGAFAAVEPDLLTAGAAALAFYGEAAARAYQAAGYRGPGSFQSAFLDALSEMDQYPVSEEAVICHRVSAGRGFLQ; translated from the coding sequence ATGATCTCTGATATGCAGCATCTCCCCCGCATCGTCAAGCAGCAGCGTCCCCTTGTACATAACGTGACGAATGTGGTCGTCACGAATTTCACAGCAAACGGACTGCTTGCAATGGGCGCGTCACCCGTGATGGCGTACGCCCGCGAGGAAGTAGCAGATATGGCCAAAATAGCGGGTGCCTTGGTGCTGAATCTGGGCACGCTTAGCGCAGAATTGGTTGAAGCGGCCATTATCGCGGGGCGATCGGCAAATTTGCATGGCGTCCCTGTTCTCCTTGATCCTGTAGGAGCTGGTGCCACCCCATTCCGGACGAAATCAGCTCTGGAGATATTGCGGGAAGTCCGCATCTCCATGGTACGCGGCAACGCAGCAGAGATCGCTCACTTGATCGGTGAAGCAGCTTCCATCAAGGGTGTCGATGCGGACGGTCTTGAGGATGAAGCTCCGGTTGGTCTTGCCGCGCGGGCTGCAAATCGAATGGGCACCATCGTTGCCATTACAGGAAAGGAAGATGTGATTACGGATGGTATGCAAGGTTATGTCATTCGTGGAGGACATCCGATCATGACTCAGGTAACGGGTACAGGGTGTTTGCTGACCTCCATCATGGGTGCATTTGCCGCCGTAGAACCTGATCTGCTGACAGCCGGAGCTGCGGCTTTGGCTTTTTATGGAGAAGCTGCAGCCCGGGCTTATCAGGCTGCCGGCTACCGTGGGCCGGGCAGCTTCCAATCTGCATTCCTGGATGCCTTATCCGAAATGGATCAATATCCGGTTTCGGAAGAGGCGGTAATCTGTCACCGGGTTTCTGCGGGAAGAGGATTCTTGCAATGA
- a CDS encoding GtrA family protein, translated as MIEKAGRNEVKRFIRFGLVGVMNTVVDFIVFFLVHSFLGSIAGQIVSYTAGMLNSYFWNRRWTFAQKRTRDYGQMLRFTAVNAAIAAGTAVLLHLLEGHLPLAAAKLLVTAAGVFINYFLSRSWVFRPHKIEDK; from the coding sequence ATGATTGAAAAAGCGGGCCGGAATGAAGTCAAACGCTTCATTCGCTTTGGCCTTGTCGGCGTAATGAATACAGTGGTGGACTTCATCGTCTTTTTCCTTGTGCATTCCTTTCTCGGCAGCATAGCGGGTCAAATCGTTTCTTATACGGCGGGAATGCTAAACAGCTATTTCTGGAACCGTCGCTGGACCTTCGCACAAAAACGGACACGCGACTATGGTCAAATGCTTCGTTTTACCGCTGTGAATGCGGCCATAGCCGCGGGGACAGCGGTTCTGCTGCATCTGCTGGAAGGCCATCTGCCGCTTGCAGCAGCCAAGCTCCTTGTCACAGCCGCAGGCGTTTTCATTAATTACTTTCTGAGCCGTTCATGGGTATTCCGTCCACATAAAATTGAAGATAAATAG
- the tenA gene encoding thiaminase II, which yields MTRFTEELRSAADPIYQAIFDHPFVRGIADGTLRKEQLIHYVKQDFEYLNAYIRIYGIAISRCEDRAIMALFNEQISFILNSETHPHQNFCYVAGVTYEEMQGYPLAPSANHYIRHMLNVAHEGALEDVIAALLPCPWTYMEIGQKLIEEVNPDESHPFYEWMHFYGDREFGITEQLRRLLDEWAESLSQARKDRLKEHFLTSCQLEYMFWDMAFALEAWPVDLLEATEVGR from the coding sequence ATGACCCGTTTTACCGAAGAACTCAGAAGCGCAGCGGATCCGATCTATCAAGCGATCTTTGATCATCCGTTCGTCCGGGGAATTGCCGATGGAACGTTACGAAAGGAACAGCTGATCCATTATGTGAAACAGGATTTCGAATATCTGAACGCTTATATCCGAATTTACGGAATTGCGATCTCCAGATGCGAAGACCGTGCAATCATGGCTCTTTTTAATGAACAAATCTCGTTTATTCTCAATAGTGAAACGCATCCACATCAGAATTTTTGCTATGTTGCAGGCGTGACCTATGAAGAAATGCAAGGATATCCTCTTGCCCCATCTGCCAATCATTATATCCGCCACATGCTTAATGTCGCTCATGAGGGTGCACTGGAAGATGTGATTGCTGCATTGCTGCCATGCCCTTGGACTTATATGGAGATTGGACAAAAATTAATCGAAGAAGTGAACCCGGATGAATCCCATCCGTTTTATGAATGGATGCATTTTTACGGAGACAGGGAATTTGGAATTACGGAGCAGCTGCGCCGTTTGCTGGATGAGTGGGCAGAGTCCTTATCCCAGGCACGTAAAGATCGGCTGAAGGAGCATTTTCTGACCAGCTGTCAGCTGGAGTATATGTTCTGGGACATGGCCTTTGCCTTGGAGGCTTGGCCGGTTGACCTGCTGGAAGCAACAGAGGTGGGACGATGA
- the abc-f gene encoding ribosomal protection-like ABC-F family protein, whose product MMIQCKNVQKYHGAQLVLSDISFEIANGEKAALIGRNGCGKTTLFHLLKGEDAPDQGSIAIQKGAQIGLLAQIPEASAQETVYEVLLKPFAAVLEWQSRMRTLEMLMSNPAEASEPAILTSWLEEYGRLQEQFERADGYEIESAVTRVAGGLGIPFQQFSQPFPSLSGGEKTKIGLAALLLEKPDVLLLDEPTNHLDMAAIEWLEQFLAEYSGTVLAISHDRFFLDRLVSKVIEIEDGEAHIYHTNYSGYQKEKEERLLLQFAHYQEQQKKIKQMQESIKQLIQWGNEANPPNAGFHRRAASMQKALDRMVKLKRPLLERKKMDLQLHQDDRSGKQVLLIDQVGKAFGDRFLFRDVNGLLRYGETVMLLGPNGCGKSTLLQMVLGEEEVSEGAITVGSRVLIGYLAQQEQPENTRQSVLQFYREHAGIEEGEARGKLARFLFYGADVFKGVSSLSGGEWTRLRFAILMELKPNLLILDEPTNHLDIDSREVLEEALEEFPGTILSVSHDRYFINRLADTIWNLEQGKLRMIAGGFDEYQTRSRHEKAQVIPEVKIVPSAPVSGKQRMSSPKSAPAYSEKDILAAEQRLQELETQMMDETIACDAKQLAELHEESERQKERIQKLYEAWMSSAE is encoded by the coding sequence ATGATGATTCAATGTAAAAATGTGCAAAAATACCACGGCGCCCAGTTGGTGCTGTCAGATATCAGCTTCGAAATCGCAAATGGGGAAAAAGCAGCTCTGATTGGCCGCAACGGCTGCGGCAAGACGACCTTATTTCATCTATTAAAGGGAGAAGATGCCCCCGATCAGGGGAGCATCGCTATCCAAAAAGGAGCTCAGATCGGTCTCCTCGCGCAGATCCCGGAAGCATCCGCTCAAGAAACGGTGTATGAAGTGCTTCTTAAGCCTTTTGCAGCCGTACTCGAATGGCAGAGCCGGATGCGGACGCTGGAAATGCTCATGTCAAATCCTGCCGAGGCCAGTGAGCCCGCAATCCTCACAAGCTGGCTGGAGGAATACGGCAGGCTGCAGGAACAGTTCGAAAGAGCAGACGGATATGAGATCGAGTCTGCCGTCACCCGTGTGGCAGGCGGACTGGGCATTCCCTTCCAGCAATTTTCGCAGCCTTTCCCCTCCCTGTCCGGCGGGGAAAAAACGAAAATCGGACTGGCGGCACTACTGCTTGAAAAGCCTGATGTCCTATTGCTGGATGAACCGACCAATCACTTGGACATGGCCGCCATTGAATGGCTGGAGCAGTTTCTCGCTGAATATAGCGGTACCGTACTGGCTATCTCTCATGACCGCTTCTTTCTCGACAGGCTTGTCTCCAAAGTAATTGAAATCGAGGATGGAGAAGCCCACATCTATCACACCAACTACAGCGGTTATCAAAAGGAAAAGGAAGAACGTCTCCTGCTGCAGTTTGCACATTATCAGGAACAGCAGAAAAAGATTAAGCAAATGCAGGAGAGCATCAAGCAGCTGATTCAATGGGGCAACGAGGCCAATCCGCCGAATGCGGGCTTCCACCGCCGGGCAGCATCCATGCAGAAAGCACTGGACCGCATGGTCAAGCTAAAACGGCCTCTGCTCGAACGCAAGAAAATGGATCTTCAACTTCATCAGGATGACCGATCCGGCAAGCAGGTGCTTCTCATCGATCAAGTGGGCAAAGCCTTCGGGGACCGTTTCCTGTTCCGCGATGTCAACGGACTGCTCCGTTACGGGGAAACCGTCATGCTCCTGGGGCCAAACGGCTGCGGCAAAAGCACCCTGCTTCAGATGGTTCTTGGGGAAGAAGAAGTTTCAGAAGGAGCCATTACCGTGGGCTCCCGCGTCCTTATAGGCTATCTTGCTCAGCAGGAGCAACCGGAAAACACCCGGCAATCCGTGCTTCAATTTTATCGTGAGCATGCAGGGATCGAAGAAGGAGAAGCCCGTGGCAAGCTTGCACGTTTTCTGTTCTATGGAGCCGATGTATTCAAAGGTGTCTCCAGTCTCTCCGGAGGCGAATGGACGCGTCTGCGATTTGCCATATTGATGGAGCTGAAACCAAATTTGCTGATCCTCGATGAACCGACCAATCACCTGGATATTGACTCCAGGGAAGTGCTCGAGGAAGCACTGGAGGAGTTTCCTGGGACCATCCTTTCGGTATCTCATGACCGCTATTTCATAAACCGGCTTGCCGATACGATATGGAATCTGGAGCAGGGGAAGCTACGGATGATTGCGGGTGGATTTGATGAATACCAAACACGTTCACGCCATGAAAAAGCACAAGTGATTCCAGAAGTGAAGATTGTTCCTTCCGCCCCCGTTTCTGGGAAGCAACGCATGTCCTCGCCAAAATCCGCACCGGCATACTCGGAAAAGGATATCCTGGCAGCAGAGCAAAGGCTGCAGGAGCTGGAAACGCAGATGATGGATGAGACCATCGCCTGCGATGCAAAACAACTTGCGGAGCTACATGAAGAAAGCGAACGGCAAAAAGAACGGATTCAGAAACTGTACGAAGCCTGGATGAGTTCCGCGGAATGA
- the thiE gene encoding thiamine phosphate synthase has product MSRLEVSQLRESLRLYLVLGSTNCKIDPAIVVEEAIRGGVTLVQFREKGGNALKGTKKEELARRIQAVCRRFGIPLIINDDVDLAIAIDAEGVHIGQEDEPAGQVRKRIGDKILGLSVHSIEEAELADHQIVDYMGVGPIFPTLSKDDARQAQGPGVIREMKLKNVTLPIVGIGGISMERASEVIHAGADGIAVISAITGAVDHGAAAQKLVCEVTASIERRGSSFSH; this is encoded by the coding sequence ATGAGCCGTCTTGAAGTATCACAGTTAAGGGAATCTCTGAGGCTTTATCTTGTGCTCGGCAGTACAAATTGCAAAATTGATCCCGCTATCGTGGTGGAGGAAGCGATCCGCGGCGGAGTTACACTGGTACAATTCCGGGAAAAGGGCGGGAATGCACTAAAGGGAACCAAGAAGGAGGAGCTTGCGAGGCGCATTCAAGCAGTATGCCGCAGATTCGGCATCCCGCTCATCATCAATGATGACGTTGACCTCGCCATTGCAATCGATGCCGAAGGAGTTCATATCGGACAGGAGGATGAGCCGGCGGGTCAAGTGAGGAAACGAATCGGAGATAAAATATTGGGATTATCGGTTCATTCCATAGAGGAAGCAGAGCTAGCAGATCATCAGATCGTGGATTACATGGGCGTTGGGCCGATCTTTCCGACCTTGTCCAAAGACGATGCCCGGCAGGCCCAGGGACCTGGCGTGATCCGGGAAATGAAGCTGAAGAATGTGACGCTGCCTATCGTAGGTATTGGTGGAATTTCAATGGAGCGTGCCTCGGAAGTGATCCATGCTGGAGCTGATGGAATTGCCGTGATTTCCGCGATTACAGGGGCGGTCGATCATGGTGCCGCAGCGCAGAAGCTTGTCTGCGAGGTTACCGCTTCGATAGAACGGCGGGGCAGTTCCTTTTCACATTAA
- a CDS encoding 50S ribosomal protein L25, with the protein MSSHSLTAERRNDNKHSSLRSLRESGRIPAVVYGSQTENIPLSVDAKELVKIARTGRTEMFKLKVEGSSDLNVIIKDFQKKGGVWSHVDFLQISANKPLKVRVPIEFHGTAEGTKSGGVIQHLETELEVEALPANLPASIEVDVSHLNMGDKLVASEIKLPEGVTLTASPEELIAHVTAPRAVLEAQGDEGTEEAAPEASAEESKE; encoded by the coding sequence ATGTCATCTCATTCACTTACAGCAGAACGAAGAAACGACAACAAACATTCGAGCTTGCGCAGCCTCAGAGAAAGCGGTCGTATTCCCGCCGTTGTATACGGATCACAAACCGAGAACATTCCGCTTAGCGTAGACGCTAAGGAACTCGTGAAGATTGCCAGAACGGGCCGTACGGAAATGTTCAAGCTTAAAGTAGAGGGCTCCTCTGATCTGAATGTCATTATCAAGGATTTCCAGAAAAAAGGCGGGGTATGGAGCCACGTTGACTTTTTGCAAATTTCCGCTAATAAGCCGCTTAAAGTTCGTGTTCCGATTGAATTCCACGGAACTGCGGAAGGAACCAAGTCGGGCGGCGTGATTCAGCATCTGGAAACAGAGCTTGAGGTTGAAGCACTACCAGCGAATCTACCAGCTTCCATCGAAGTGGACGTTAGCCATCTGAACATGGGCGACAAGCTTGTGGCCTCAGAAATCAAGCTGCCTGAAGGCGTAACGTTGACCGCTTCTCCTGAAGAGCTGATTGCACATGTAACCGCTCCTCGTGCGGTTCTGGAAGCGCAAGGCGATGAAGGAACCGAAGAAGCAGCTCCGGAAGCTTCTGCAGAAGAATCGAAGGAATAA